The following are encoded together in the Flavihumibacter fluvii genome:
- a CDS encoding arginine decarboxylase, with translation MNNTYYDLVDQTFNFPQEGFEVKNDYLQFNGLNVKALIDKYGTPMKLTYLPKIGMQINKAKDMFAKAFKKHKYEGEYFYCYCTKSSHFSFVVEEALKHNIHLETSYAYDIEIIKKLYAKKKINKETFIICNGFKQKPYTRRIATLINSGFKNVIPILDNVNELDDYRKSVRAPFKLGIRVAAEEEPSFPFYTSRLGIRAKDILEFYVDHIEGYENKFQLKMLHIFLNKGIKDDIYYWSELNKVINLYCQLKKICPELDSINIGGGFPIKHSLGFEYDYQFMINEIVSNIKSACKKAKVPMPNIYTEFGSYTVGESMAHIYSVIAQKTQNEREIWYMIDSSFITTLPDTWGIGERFLLLPINKWDEEYQRVVLGGITCDSHDYYDSEEHINEVFLPKLGGSPEPLYLGFFHTGAYQDQISGYGGIKHCMIPSPKHIIVGHDKNGKLVDWVYAKEQTAQSMLKILGYV, from the coding sequence ATGAACAATACCTACTATGACCTGGTTGACCAAACCTTCAATTTCCCGCAGGAAGGTTTTGAGGTAAAAAATGATTACCTCCAATTCAACGGACTTAATGTAAAAGCACTGATCGATAAATATGGTACGCCTATGAAGCTGACCTATTTGCCAAAAATCGGCATGCAGATCAATAAGGCAAAGGACATGTTTGCCAAGGCATTTAAGAAGCATAAATATGAGGGTGAATATTTTTACTGCTACTGTACCAAAAGTTCTCATTTCTCCTTTGTGGTGGAAGAAGCACTGAAACATAATATCCACCTTGAAACTTCCTATGCCTACGATATTGAGATCATCAAGAAATTGTACGCCAAGAAAAAGATTAACAAGGAAACTTTCATCATTTGTAACGGATTTAAACAAAAACCCTATACCCGCCGTATAGCCACATTGATCAATTCAGGTTTCAAGAACGTTATCCCCATCCTGGATAATGTAAATGAACTGGATGACTACCGGAAATCAGTACGCGCACCATTTAAGCTGGGCATTCGTGTTGCTGCTGAAGAGGAACCATCTTTCCCGTTCTATACCTCCCGATTAGGGATAAGGGCAAAAGATATCCTGGAGTTTTATGTAGACCATATTGAAGGCTACGAAAATAAATTCCAGCTGAAAATGCTGCATATCTTCCTGAACAAGGGCATCAAGGATGATATTTACTATTGGTCAGAATTGAATAAAGTCATCAACCTTTATTGCCAGTTGAAGAAGATATGCCCCGAGCTGGATTCCATCAATATTGGCGGCGGATTCCCCATTAAACACTCCCTGGGCTTTGAATATGATTACCAGTTCATGATCAATGAGATTGTGAGCAATATCAAAAGCGCCTGCAAAAAGGCCAAGGTACCCATGCCCAATATTTATACAGAATTTGGTTCTTATACTGTTGGTGAGAGTATGGCGCATATCTATTCAGTAATTGCTCAGAAGACCCAGAATGAAAGGGAAATCTGGTATATGATCGACTCTTCATTCATCACCACCCTGCCCGATACCTGGGGAATTGGGGAAAGATTCCTTTTGCTGCCCATCAATAAGTGGGATGAGGAATACCAACGGGTGGTATTGGGCGGGATTACCTGCGATAGCCATGATTATTACGATTCAGAAGAACATATTAATGAGGTTTTCCTTCCTAAACTGGGTGGAAGCCCGGAACCGTTGTACCTGGGTTTTTTCCATACCGGGGCTTACCAGGACCAGATTAGCGGCTATGGTGGCATCAAACACTGTATGATTCCTTCACCCAAACACATTATAGTTGGGCACGACAAAAACGGGAAGCTGGTTGACTGGGTCTATGCCAAAGAGCAGACGGCACAAAGTATGTTGAAAATTTTGGGATACGTTTAA
- the rpmI gene encoding 50S ribosomal protein L35, whose amino-acid sequence MPKVKTNSSAKKRFKVTATGKITHQKSFKRHILTKKSTKRKRGMRKDGVVAKSHMDFVQRLLGLK is encoded by the coding sequence ATGCCAAAGGTAAAAACCAATTCAAGCGCCAAGAAGCGCTTTAAGGTGACCGCAACAGGAAAAATCACCCACCAAAAATCATTTAAGCGTCACATTCTCACCAAGAAGTCAACCAAGCGTAAGCGCGGCATGCGTAAAGACGGAGTAGTTGCCAAATCCCATATGGATTTCGTACAACGCCTGTTGGGTCTTAAGTAA
- the rplT gene encoding 50S ribosomal protein L20, protein MPRSKNAVASRARRKRILKQAKGYYGKRKNVYTVAKNIVEKGMTYSYVGRKLKKREYRALWIARINAAVREEGLTYSTFIHKLTEKGIGLDRKVLADLAMNNPESFKALVASVK, encoded by the coding sequence ATGCCTCGTTCAAAAAACGCCGTTGCCTCAAGAGCACGCAGGAAAAGGATCTTAAAGCAAGCCAAAGGATATTATGGCAAGCGTAAAAATGTCTATACAGTCGCCAAGAATATCGTAGAAAAAGGGATGACCTACTCCTATGTAGGCCGCAAACTGAAAAAGCGCGAATACCGTGCCCTTTGGATTGCCCGTATTAATGCAGCTGTCCGTGAGGAAGGACTGACCTATTCAACCTTCATCCACAAACTGACTGAAAAAGGAATTGGCCTCGATCGTAAAGTTCTGGCTGATCTCGCTATGAACAACCCCGAGTCTTTTAAAGCCCTGGTTGCTTCTGTAAAATAA